One Methylocystis iwaonis genomic window, TAGACCCAATATTTGCCCGGCGTATAAGACGGCTCGAAGTTACTCAGAAATCGCCCCATCAATGTGAATGAATAGTCGCCGAACGGGTGAGCGCCGCACGTCCCGTCCGGATATCCGGCGCTGTGCGTGGCCAGGTGCCAAAGGAGAATTTCGCCATACGGTTGGTTGATGCTGACATTCGATGGCAGAAGGCTCGCGACAGATGTTGAGGGTGTGACGGGATTATTCGCCGACGAAGCCGCGAGCGCCAGCAAGGTCGCTGTAAAGACCTTGCTGTTCGAGCCAATGAAAAACACGATATCCTTGATGTGGACGCTCTCCCTTATTTGGGCGCTTCCGCTTGCCAGATCAACTTGACCGTAGTGGTAGTAGTATCGAACGCCGCCATAGGTCACGCCGACGAGGATCCCTACGGATTTATTCGGTTCTGGATCTTTTAATGATCCGATCAGTGGAGAGATATTGTTCTTAACGAGCTCACCAATTTGGTTTGGGTTCAACATTGCCGTCCTCCTGAAAGCATAAGAAATTCCTGTAAAAACTCAACGAGCCTTCCCTCCCTCTCATCGAGTCTCCGGCGAGACTACATCGCCCGAGGCGAGGGGTGGGCCGTTCCATAATCACCGTCAACACGGCTGCGCTACGCACGCGCGTGTCCCTACGCTATGTCCAAAGCGGTCGTGCGCAAACCCGCGACCGGAGTCTGCTTGTGGCGCTTTACTGTACTTTGACCATTAAAACACCAAAGCCCCTGCGGCCGCCGCGCCAAGCAGGCATACATCGTGTAATGCGAGCGCAAGCCGCGACGGGCGCGCGCCTTCATGCAGAAGACGCAGAGCCGCAACATTCACGGCGCCCCATCCCATCCCGATCGCAAGCAGCCCCGCAGTCACACTCGCGACCGATGCGGCAGAAAGCACTGCGGCGGCGCCCAAAAGCATGGCGGCAAGCCCGATTCCAACGATCGGCAGCGGCGGGAAAAGCGCCGGCCAACGCGCGGCAAGCGCCGCCGGTCCATACATCGAGAAGAGATGCCAGCCCATGGCGCCGCCGATGAAGGCAGGCGCGGCCGAACAGACGGCGAGCGTCAGCGGCCCGTGCAACATGCCCGCCGACATCACGAACCAGGCGAGAGCGCCCGCGATCGTCGCAATCACGAAAGCGCGCGAGAGGCGCCTTTCGACTGGGCCCGGCTTGCCGAAGCGGGCATGCGGCATGCGCACCGAGAGCGCGAGCGCCGCGATATGCAGGCCTGCGGCGGCCAGCAGCATGGCGCCCGGACTCTCTAAGAGCGACACGAAGAGCGGCGTCAGCAACGCCGCGCCGGCGCCGCCGGCTAGTACGATCAGCCCGTCGCGCGGCGCGCCTTGCGCGGCGATATGGCGGTAGAAGAGCGCGAAGCCCTGCGCGAGCCCGAGCCAGAAGGCGCCGAGGCACAGGCCGAAGAAATTGCCTTTGCTGATGGCGAAAGCGCACAGCGCCCCGCCTGCCGCGCCAAGGCTCGCGCCAAGTCCGAAAGCCGCGCGCCGCCCGAAAGAGTCGACGAGCATTGCAGCGGGAAAGCTTGCCATCGCCGCGCCGATGAGGAGGAGCGTGAAGGGCCAGCCAACGCGCTCGGCGCTCGGCGCGATGAGGCGACTTTGCTCGGGGAGAACGGTGAGAACCAGCGCCTGCGCCAGCACAGCGAGCCCGAAGCCCATTGCCAGCGTCAGCCGATGATCGGTGATGTCGGCGCGCGGCAGCGAGGCCGGACAGGCGCAGACGATCTGGCCGGCGCGCATGGCCGTTGCGCCGTCTTCGTCCTGCGAAGCCGACCCCAGAACGAGATCATCGAGATTAACACTCACTTTTTACCCTCGAGGTCGTCATCCATCAGCACGCGATGCGCCGCGCCATCGAGATCGTCGAACTGCCCGCGCTTGAGCGACCACATGAAGGCGACGAGCGCAAGCA contains:
- a CDS encoding MFS transporter is translated as MSVNLDDLVLGSASQDEDGATAMRAGQIVCACPASLPRADITDHRLTLAMGFGLAVLAQALVLTVLPEQSRLIAPSAERVGWPFTLLLIGAAMASFPAAMLVDSFGRRAAFGLGASLGAAGGALCAFAISKGNFFGLCLGAFWLGLAQGFALFYRHIAAQGAPRDGLIVLAGGAGAALLTPLFVSLLESPGAMLLAAAGLHIAALALSVRMPHARFGKPGPVERRLSRAFVIATIAGALAWFVMSAGMLHGPLTLAVCSAAPAFIGGAMGWHLFSMYGPAALAARWPALFPPLPIVGIGLAAMLLGAAAVLSAASVASVTAGLLAIGMGWGAVNVAALRLLHEGARPSRLALALHDVCLLGAAAAGALVF
- the ccoS gene encoding cbb3-type cytochrome oxidase assembly protein CcoS, coding for MTVLLFLIPLALLLGLLALVAFMWSLKRGQFDDLDGAAHRVLMDDDLEGKK